Proteins encoded by one window of Pseudomonas tructae:
- the tadA gene encoding tRNA adenosine(34) deaminase TadA — protein sequence MRQPQIIDRSRDQQFMRLALELAAQGAAMGEVPVGAVLVQHGQVIGQGFNCPISGSDPSAHAEMVAIRAAAQAASNYRLPGSTLYVTLEPCSMCAGLIVHSRINRVVYGALEPKAGVVQSQGQFFTQGFLNHRVIFEGGVLAEECGTILSEFFKARRAKA from the coding sequence ATGCGTCAGCCACAGATCATTGATCGCAGCCGCGATCAGCAGTTCATGCGCCTGGCCCTTGAACTGGCTGCCCAGGGCGCGGCCATGGGCGAGGTGCCGGTGGGCGCGGTGCTGGTGCAGCATGGCCAGGTGATTGGCCAGGGCTTCAACTGCCCGATCAGCGGCAGCGATCCCAGCGCCCATGCCGAAATGGTCGCCATTCGCGCCGCCGCCCAGGCGGCCAGCAACTACCGGCTGCCGGGCAGTACCCTCTACGTGACGCTGGAGCCGTGCAGCATGTGCGCCGGCTTGATCGTGCACTCGCGGATCAATCGGGTGGTGTACGGCGCGCTGGAGCCCAAGGCCGGCGTGGTGCAGAGCCAGGGGCAGTTCTTTACCCAGGGTTTTCTCAACCATCGGGTGATATTTGAGGGTGGGGTATTGGCAGAAGAGTGCGGGACTATTTTGTCCGAGTTCTTCAAGGCGCGGCGGGCGAAGGCCTGA